In Nicotiana tabacum cultivar K326 chromosome 19, ASM71507v2, whole genome shotgun sequence, one DNA window encodes the following:
- the LOC107787202 gene encoding uncharacterized protein LOC107787202: protein MMTRKQLTNLCIYFPEPFNTQNRIFITHFSAAATLHSSDTQKLDTQLRSLCENPKKPQLVNAFALFNQNLDLGQIPSESTCNFLVVTFAKNKEYNLALMVYHEMRKVQVLPWFLSLAALIESFVHFQKPRLAIGVLGLIFKNGYKVNVYIVNVILKGLCENGMVVKAIEFVCSLDKKAVMPDVVSLNTLVRGLCKEKKIEEALDLRFSMENVVSCGPNSYTYSMLMEGLCSEGRLDDAMELLEEMRTKGLEADVVVYTTLINGLCNKGYVSRGKELLNEMLEKGISPSVVTYSCLINGFCKQGKLKESTMLYDDMLNRGIQPDIFMFAGMIGALCTKGKAKKAMELFNLILDRGEQPGNITYNILVSALCKEGLLADAFRILKVMIEKGKTPDLVTYNTLLKGLCESGKVDDAMTLFESMLGDKTYVQPNVITMNVLICGLCRDGQLDKAAKIHNEMVENKSLADIGTFTVLIGAYLEANNVVKALELWKQLNQLNFIPDSITYNTIIDGFCKLNVLNIAKGLFLRFRKNGYHPTTFDYNSLMDALCKEGSLEQATGLFKEMLDANCEPDIVSYNIIIRSTLEAGNLQSAKELLIGMNRRGLNPDVFTFSILINRFSKLGQLEEAKKLFEIMDASGLTDITVYDCLLKGFSLNGQTGEIVDLLHKMAAKGIELDSRITSTILECLCNFSEDINVEELLPKFSQKISEGFSIPCSELLMKLHKSIPKLQLDSAQ, encoded by the coding sequence ATGATGACTAGAAAGCAATTAACGAATCTCTGCATTTATTTTCCAGAACCCTTTAATACCCAAAATCGAATTTTTATCACACACTTTTCAGCAGCAGCTACACTTCACTCATCAGATACACAAAAATTGGATACCCAATTAAGGTCCCTTtgtgaaaaccctaaaaaaccccAATTAGTTAATGCATTTGCACTTTTTAACCAAAATCTTGATTTGGGTCAAATCCCATCAGAGTCAACTTGCAATTTTCTTGTTGTAACTTTTGCAAAGAATAAGGAGTACAATCTTGCTTTAATGGTGTACCATGAAATGAGAAAAGTTCAAGTCTTGCCTTGGTTTTTATCATTAGCTGCTTTGATTGAATCTTTTGTGCATTTTCAAAAGCCAAGATTGGCAATTGGTGTATTGGGGTTGATTTTCAAGAATGGTTATAAGGTTAATGTGTATATTGTTAATGTGATATTGAAGGGTCTATGTGAAAATGGTATGGTTGTTAAGGCTATTGAGTTTGTTTGTAGTTTGGATAAGAAAGCGGTAATGCCCGATGTAGTTAGTTTAAACACCCTCGTGAGAGGACTTTGTAAAGAGAAGAAAATAGAGGAGGCTCTGGATTTGAGGTTTAGTATGGAAAATGTGGTTAGTTGTGGTCCAAACTCGTATACATATAGCATGTTGATGGAGGGTCTTTGTTCCGAGGGTAGATTGGACGACGCGATGGAGTTGTTGGAAGAGATGAGAACGAAGGGTTTGGAAGCTGATGTTGTCGTGTACACTACACTTATAAATGGGCTTTGCAACAAAGGGTATGTTAGTAGAGGGAAAGAACTTTTGAATGAGATGTTGGAGAAAGGAATTTCTCCGAGCGTAGTCACTTATTCGTGCTTAATTAATGGATTTTGTAAGCAGGGCAAATTGAAAGAAAGTACAATGTTGTATGATGATATGTTGAACAGGGGAATCCAGCCCGACATTTTTATGTTTGCGGGTATGATTGGTGCGCTCTGCACTAAGGGGAAGGCTAAAAAAGCAATGGAATTGTTCAATTTGATTCTTGATAGGGGTGAGCAGCCCGGAAATATAACTTACAATATTCTTGTTAGTGCACTATGCAAGGAAGGATTATTGGCCGATGCTTTTCGCATTTTAAAGGTGATGATAGAGAAAGGCAAGACACCCGATTTGGTCACTTACAATACACTACTAAAAGGACTTTGTGAAAGTGGGAAAGTAGATGATGCAATGACACTTTTCGAATCGATGTTGGGTGACAAGACTTATGTCCAGCCGAACGTTATTACAATGAACGTACTGATATGCGGACTTTGCCGAGACGGCCAGCTTGATAAGGCTGCAAAAATTCATAACGAGATGGTTGAGAACAAGAGTCTAGCTGATATCGGAACCTTTACTGTACTTATTGGAGCTTACTTAGAggcaaacaatgttgtcaaagcTTTGGAACTCTGGAAGCAGCTAAATCAATTGAATTTTATTCCCGATTCAATAACCTATAACACTATAATTGATGGATTTTGCAAGCTAAATGTGCTCAATATAGCAAAAGGTTTGTTTCTTAGATTTAGAAAGAATGGATATCATCCGACAACTTTTGACTACAACTCATTGATGGATGCCTTGTGCAAAGAGGGTAGCTTGGAGCAAGCGACGGGATTGTTTAAAGAGATGTTAGATGCAAATTGTGAACCCGATATAGTCTCGTACAATATTATCATTCGTTCGACTCTCGAAGCAGGGAATTTGCAATCAGCTAAGGAGTTGCTTATTGGTATGAATAGGAGGGGTTTGAATCCTGATGTTTTCACTTTCTCCATTTTAATAAATAGGTTTTCGAAGCTAGGACAATTGGAGGAGGCGAAAAAGTTATTTGAGATAATGGATGCTTCTGGCTTGACAGACATTACTGTGTATGATTGTTTACTCAAGGGTTTTAGTTTGAATGGTCAAACAGGAGAAATTGTTGATTTGCTCCACAAAATGGCTGCTAAGGGTATTGAGCTAGACTCAAGAATTACTTCAACTATCTTGGAATGTCTTTGTAATTTTTCTGAAGATATTAATGTGGAGGAACTGTTGCCAAAATTTTCACAGAAAATCTCAGAAGGATTTAGCATTCCCTGTAGTGAATTGTTGATGAAGCTTCACAAGAGTATCCCCAAGCTTCAGTTAGATTCTGCTCAGTAA
- the LOC107787231 gene encoding calcium-dependent protein kinase 17-like isoform X2 codes for MGNCCSSGEEPNEITNNENGQTNNPKNGENSSSTHNLDSTTPTKTTPPPQTTTTSPSPSSKPSKPSPIGPVLGRPMEDVRTTYTIGKELGRGQFGVTHLCTHKQTGEQFACKTIAKRKLVNKEDIEDVRREVQIMHHLTGQPNIVELKGAYEDKHSVHLVMELCAGGELFDRIIAKGHYTERAAASLLRTIVQIVHTCHSMGVIHRDLKPENFLLLNKDENAPLKATDFGLSVFYKQGDVFKDIVGSAYYIAPEVLKRRYGPEVDIWSIGVMLYILLCGVPPFWAENENGIFNAILRGHIDFSSDPWPSISGGAKDLVRKMLTIDPKQRLTAMQVLNHSWIKEDGEAPDTPLDNAVLHRLKQFRAMNKFKKVALRVIAGCLSEEEIMGLKQMFKNMDADNSGSITIEELKQGLAKQGTKLSDYEIKQLMEAIYIKRRARASSTRIWYE; via the exons ATGGGGAATTGTTGCTCTAGTGGGGAAGAACCTAATGAAATTACAAACAATGAAAATGGACAAACCAATAACCCTAAAAATGGAGAAAATTCTTCATCTACACATAATCTTGATTCCACAACACCAACAAAAACAACCCCTCCtcctcaaacaacaacaacatcccctAGCCCTTCATCAAAACCTTCAAAACCATCACCAATAGGGCCAGTTTTAGGCAGACCAATGGAAGATGTTAGAACAACATACACTATAGGAAAAGAACTTGGTAGGGGACAATTTGGTGTAACACATTTGTGTACACACAAACAAACAGGAGAACAATTTGCATGCAAAACAATAGCAAAAAGAAAACTAGTGAACAAAGAAGACATTGAAGATGTTAGAAGAGAAGTACAAATAATGCACCATTTGACAGGACAACCAAATATTGTGGAATTAAAAGGAGCTTATGAGGACAAACATTCTGTGCATTTGGTTATGGAGTTGTGTGCTGGAGGTGAACTTTTCGATCGAATTATCGCTAAGGGGCATTACACAGAACGTGCAGCAGCTTCATTGTTAAGAACAATTGTGCAAATTGTGCATACTTGCCATTCTATGGGAGTTATTCATAGAGATCTTAAGCCTGAGAATTTTCTACTTCTTAATAAGGATGAGAATGCACCTCTTAAAGCTACAGATTTTGGCCTTTCAGTATTCTACAAGCAAG GAGATGTATTTAAAGACATTGTGGGTAGTGCATATTACATTGCACCTGAAGTCTTGAAAAGAAGATATGGACCAGAAGTTGATATATGGAGTATTGGGGTTATGTTATACATTCTTCTCTGTGGAGTTCCTCCTTTCTGGGCAG aaaatgaaaatggaaTATTCAATGCAATATTGCGGGGACATATTGATTTTTCAAGTGATCCATGGCCTTCAATTTCCGGTGGAGCCAAAGACCTTGTCAGGAAGATGTTGACAATAGATCCCAAGCAGAGATTAACAGCTATGCAAGTCCTCA ATCATTCATGGATCAAGGAGGATGGAGAAGCACCAGATACACCACTGGACAATGCTGTATTACATAGGCTCAAACAATTCAGAGCTATGAACAAGTTTAAGAAAGTTGCTCTTCGG GTTATTGCAGGGTGCCTTTCAGAGGAAGAAATTATGGGATTAAAGCAAATGTTCAAAAACATGGATGCTGATAACAGTGGATCAATTACAATTGAGGAATTAAAGCAAGGATTAGCCAAACAAGGGACTAAACTATCAGATTATGAGATTAAACAGTTAATGGAAGCT ATATATATCAAGAGAAGAGCTAGAGCAAGCTCTACGAGAATTTGGTATGAATGA
- the LOC107787231 gene encoding calcium-dependent protein kinase 17-like isoform X1: MGNCCSSGEEPNEITNNENGQTNNPKNGENSSSTHNLDSTTPTKTTPPPQTTTTSPSPSSKPSKPSPIGPVLGRPMEDVRTTYTIGKELGRGQFGVTHLCTHKQTGEQFACKTIAKRKLVNKEDIEDVRREVQIMHHLTGQPNIVELKGAYEDKHSVHLVMELCAGGELFDRIIAKGHYTERAAASLLRTIVQIVHTCHSMGVIHRDLKPENFLLLNKDENAPLKATDFGLSVFYKQGDVFKDIVGSAYYIAPEVLKRRYGPEVDIWSIGVMLYILLCGVPPFWAENENGIFNAILRGHIDFSSDPWPSISGGAKDLVRKMLTIDPKQRLTAMQVLNHSWIKEDGEAPDTPLDNAVLHRLKQFRAMNKFKKVALRVIAGCLSEEEIMGLKQMFKNMDADNSGSITIEELKQGLAKQGTKLSDYEIKQLMEAADADGNGTIDYEEFITATMHMNRMDKEEHLYTAFQYFDKDHSGYISREELEQALREFGMNDENDLREIINEVDTDHDGRINYDEFAAMMKKGNPEAATMNPKKRRDSFVA; encoded by the exons ATGGGGAATTGTTGCTCTAGTGGGGAAGAACCTAATGAAATTACAAACAATGAAAATGGACAAACCAATAACCCTAAAAATGGAGAAAATTCTTCATCTACACATAATCTTGATTCCACAACACCAACAAAAACAACCCCTCCtcctcaaacaacaacaacatcccctAGCCCTTCATCAAAACCTTCAAAACCATCACCAATAGGGCCAGTTTTAGGCAGACCAATGGAAGATGTTAGAACAACATACACTATAGGAAAAGAACTTGGTAGGGGACAATTTGGTGTAACACATTTGTGTACACACAAACAAACAGGAGAACAATTTGCATGCAAAACAATAGCAAAAAGAAAACTAGTGAACAAAGAAGACATTGAAGATGTTAGAAGAGAAGTACAAATAATGCACCATTTGACAGGACAACCAAATATTGTGGAATTAAAAGGAGCTTATGAGGACAAACATTCTGTGCATTTGGTTATGGAGTTGTGTGCTGGAGGTGAACTTTTCGATCGAATTATCGCTAAGGGGCATTACACAGAACGTGCAGCAGCTTCATTGTTAAGAACAATTGTGCAAATTGTGCATACTTGCCATTCTATGGGAGTTATTCATAGAGATCTTAAGCCTGAGAATTTTCTACTTCTTAATAAGGATGAGAATGCACCTCTTAAAGCTACAGATTTTGGCCTTTCAGTATTCTACAAGCAAG GAGATGTATTTAAAGACATTGTGGGTAGTGCATATTACATTGCACCTGAAGTCTTGAAAAGAAGATATGGACCAGAAGTTGATATATGGAGTATTGGGGTTATGTTATACATTCTTCTCTGTGGAGTTCCTCCTTTCTGGGCAG aaaatgaaaatggaaTATTCAATGCAATATTGCGGGGACATATTGATTTTTCAAGTGATCCATGGCCTTCAATTTCCGGTGGAGCCAAAGACCTTGTCAGGAAGATGTTGACAATAGATCCCAAGCAGAGATTAACAGCTATGCAAGTCCTCA ATCATTCATGGATCAAGGAGGATGGAGAAGCACCAGATACACCACTGGACAATGCTGTATTACATAGGCTCAAACAATTCAGAGCTATGAACAAGTTTAAGAAAGTTGCTCTTCGG GTTATTGCAGGGTGCCTTTCAGAGGAAGAAATTATGGGATTAAAGCAAATGTTCAAAAACATGGATGCTGATAACAGTGGATCAATTACAATTGAGGAATTAAAGCAAGGATTAGCCAAACAAGGGACTAAACTATCAGATTATGAGATTAAACAGTTAATGGAAGCT GCTGATGCTGATGGAAATGGGACCATAGATTATGAAGAATTCATCACAGCAACAATGCACATGAACAGAATGGATAAAGAAGAACATCTTTACACTGCATTCCAATATTTTGATAAGGATCACAGCGG ATATATATCAAGAGAAGAGCTAGAGCAAGCTCTACGAGAATTTGGTATGAATGACGAAAATGATTTGAGGGAAATCATTAATGAAGTTGACACTGATCAT GACGGTCGGATAAATTATGATGAGTTTGCAGCTATGATGAAGAAAGGAAATCCAGAGGCAGCAACAATGAAcccaaagaaaagaagggatTCATTTGTTGCATAA